From the genome of Polyangiaceae bacterium, one region includes:
- a CDS encoding DUF1552 domain-containing protein: protein MKRTKLSRRTMLRGMVGGVGVAIGLPALEIFFDRAGKARAADPFPKRFGVFFWGNGMLPDKWVPAKTGTSWDPSPTLMPLADVKDKISVVSGMKVFTGSNFPHSSGAVGILSGAPFENNTDSTFVEPSIDQFIAAAAGQDTRFRSLEMSVQRAAKGWSYNGPHNQNPPEWSPAAFFNRVFVDGFVMPGSMVEPDPRLPLRQSILDGVMGEATALQGVLGSADKARLEQHLDGIRALEKQIDKLQQNPPALVACAVPGKPLDDYPDIDGRPQLSATSRVLVDILVMALACDQTRVFSHWFSDSVSNVLFPIAGVDSGHHQLTHDEPGDQPKVHSILLYIMEEFAYLVKALAAVPEGDSTLLDHCAILATSDCSLGRSHSVEEYPILIAGSCNGALQTGVHYRSTSSENTSKVLLTLARAMGMTLDSYGKGDGLVTSSVSAIEV, encoded by the coding sequence ATGAAAAGGACCAAGCTTTCTCGACGGACGATGCTTCGGGGCATGGTGGGTGGTGTGGGGGTCGCCATTGGCCTGCCCGCGCTCGAAATATTCTTCGATCGAGCTGGCAAAGCGCGCGCAGCCGATCCATTCCCGAAACGGTTTGGAGTTTTTTTCTGGGGCAATGGAATGTTGCCCGATAAGTGGGTTCCTGCGAAAACGGGCACCTCGTGGGATCCTTCGCCCACGCTGATGCCGCTCGCCGACGTCAAGGACAAGATCAGCGTCGTTTCGGGGATGAAGGTCTTCACGGGCAGCAATTTCCCGCATAGCTCGGGCGCGGTCGGCATTCTCTCGGGCGCGCCGTTCGAGAACAATACCGATTCGACGTTCGTCGAGCCCAGCATCGATCAATTCATTGCGGCCGCGGCGGGTCAAGACACCCGATTCCGATCGCTCGAAATGTCCGTGCAGCGCGCCGCCAAAGGTTGGTCGTACAATGGCCCGCACAATCAGAACCCGCCTGAATGGTCTCCGGCGGCGTTTTTCAATCGAGTTTTCGTCGATGGATTCGTCATGCCAGGCTCGATGGTCGAACCGGATCCGCGATTGCCGCTGCGGCAGAGCATATTGGATGGCGTCATGGGCGAGGCGACGGCGCTCCAAGGCGTTTTGGGGAGCGCGGACAAAGCGCGGCTCGAACAGCATCTCGATGGGATTCGTGCGCTGGAAAAGCAAATTGACAAGCTTCAGCAGAATCCACCGGCGCTCGTGGCTTGCGCCGTGCCCGGAAAACCGCTCGACGATTATCCCGATATCGACGGTCGCCCGCAGCTCAGCGCAACGTCCCGCGTGCTCGTGGATATTTTGGTCATGGCCTTGGCCTGCGATCAAACGAGGGTGTTCAGCCATTGGTTCTCGGATTCGGTGAGCAATGTGCTTTTCCCGATTGCCGGGGTCGATTCTGGACATCATCAGCTCACGCACGACGAACCGGGCGACCAGCCGAAAGTGCACAGCATTCTCTTGTACATCATGGAGGAATTCGCGTACCTCGTGAAAGCGCTCGCGGCCGTTCCCGAAGGCGATAGCACGCTGCTCGACCATTGTGCAATTCTTGCGACGAGCGATTGTTCGCTGGGCAGGTCGCATTCCGTCGAAGAATACCCCATTTTGATTGCTGGCAGTTGCAATGGGGCGCTCCAGACGGGCGTGCATTATCGGTCGACTTCGAGCGAAAACACGAGCAAAGTGCTGCTCACGCTCGCGCGGGCCATGGGAATGACACTCGATTCGTACGGGAAAGGCGACGGGCTCGTGACGTCGAGCGTGTCGGCGATAGAAGTATGA
- a CDS encoding protein kinase, whose product MTDPLLSGLPTADEAPKARPVDKGELLRPGQDIAGRYEVRERLGRGGMGAVWRVYDRKLDEDVALKVILPDRMGDPTSLVRFRDEVKIARKITHSNVCRVFDIGESDSLVFLTMELIEGTTLRKLLMDGCIESGRAAHMLRQIIDGVAAAHERGIIHRDIKPENVLVRQDGRCLVADFGLAYRPDASTKEDTAGTPAYMSPEQLRGETLDVRSDVYALGLVAFELLTGQSPESARSAIAAGEPLAFDRFAEPMQSALRAVITRALAENPKDRFDSAAAFGAALPRTWESIENRSVREARSLPEAFAPTEPVFKPKAVGIRRRRWFWVAAAPVILFGTLMLLAQLPRGDIREWRPFSRDDDATEENDTKSRIVPETRPTGDKAPLVVLPFENLVGEEKWNGLSRSAHASIRDALRTIPEIAVVDGDANEDRSAVFRVRGSVQRTGDKPRLVVHIETVNATDEALRAEPVEVALDPDETAALSTLRLDTIEEMKLLVRHWRKRQKATLGTKNDEARAKLLQYYAMVGPAPKRQHVEAGTALLDAALTLDSAYLPALVERAYLRTVGGPGTFEARVAQSIVDLDAAKKIAPDDPDAAVMRCRLMQVATVAGARSTDKQIKDAREACQKALQLAPSSAFVFNALARLSDLVCQDDEAIRLLEQSLDLDRGLRARGLKHLVEFTLLHGQINVADRMSAALLALQEEEERLGPRAFTRRSGSPVRNAHWLRGVVYLRKGLAEEARHEFEQELASIPAAAADTYSRLLRCEASQKRKACATKSSRRTSNGALQSSKRNFDPSSRQFPKRHWP is encoded by the coding sequence GTGACCGACCCGCTCCTCTCCGGCCTCCCCACGGCAGACGAAGCGCCGAAAGCAAGGCCCGTCGACAAAGGCGAGCTCCTTCGGCCCGGCCAGGACATCGCCGGCCGTTATGAAGTGCGTGAGCGTCTTGGTCGCGGAGGCATGGGCGCCGTTTGGCGCGTCTATGATCGAAAGCTCGACGAAGACGTCGCCTTGAAGGTCATCTTGCCCGATCGCATGGGCGACCCGACTTCGCTCGTTCGATTCCGCGACGAAGTCAAGATAGCTCGCAAGATTACGCATAGCAACGTTTGCCGCGTCTTCGATATCGGTGAAAGCGATTCGCTCGTGTTTCTCACGATGGAGCTCATCGAAGGCACGACACTGCGAAAACTTCTGATGGACGGCTGCATTGAATCAGGCCGCGCTGCCCATATGCTGCGGCAAATCATCGATGGTGTCGCGGCCGCCCACGAACGAGGCATCATTCACCGGGACATCAAACCTGAAAATGTGCTGGTTCGTCAGGACGGACGTTGTCTCGTTGCCGATTTTGGCCTGGCATATCGCCCGGATGCAAGCACGAAAGAGGATACGGCGGGCACGCCCGCCTATATGTCGCCGGAGCAGCTTCGAGGCGAAACGCTCGATGTACGTAGTGACGTGTATGCCTTGGGACTCGTCGCATTCGAGCTTCTCACGGGACAATCGCCAGAATCCGCGCGAAGTGCAATCGCTGCCGGCGAACCACTCGCGTTCGATCGATTCGCAGAACCCATGCAATCGGCATTGCGAGCTGTCATCACGCGGGCGCTCGCAGAAAACCCGAAAGACCGATTCGATTCGGCTGCGGCGTTCGGGGCTGCCCTTCCTCGCACCTGGGAATCGATCGAGAATCGAAGTGTACGCGAAGCCCGGAGCCTGCCGGAAGCATTTGCACCGACGGAGCCGGTTTTCAAACCCAAAGCAGTTGGGATTCGTCGGCGACGATGGTTTTGGGTCGCTGCTGCACCGGTCATTCTCTTCGGTACATTGATGCTGCTCGCCCAGTTGCCTCGAGGCGACATTCGCGAATGGCGCCCATTTTCGCGAGATGACGACGCGACGGAAGAAAACGACACGAAAAGCCGCATCGTCCCTGAAACTCGGCCCACGGGCGACAAGGCGCCGCTCGTCGTATTGCCCTTCGAGAACCTGGTGGGCGAAGAAAAGTGGAATGGTTTGTCGCGTAGCGCCCATGCATCGATCCGCGATGCATTGCGGACAATCCCCGAAATCGCCGTCGTGGATGGAGATGCCAACGAGGACAGATCCGCGGTGTTTCGCGTACGCGGCAGCGTGCAGCGTACCGGAGACAAACCGCGGCTCGTCGTTCACATCGAGACGGTGAATGCAACCGACGAGGCGCTTCGCGCAGAGCCTGTCGAGGTGGCGCTCGACCCCGATGAAACCGCGGCGCTTTCAACGTTGCGTCTGGATACGATCGAGGAAATGAAACTCTTGGTGCGTCATTGGCGCAAGCGGCAAAAAGCGACGCTCGGCACGAAAAATGACGAGGCCCGCGCCAAGCTCCTTCAATATTATGCAATGGTCGGTCCTGCACCCAAAAGACAGCATGTGGAAGCGGGAACGGCATTGCTCGATGCGGCACTGACACTCGATTCCGCGTATCTACCGGCGCTCGTGGAGCGCGCATATCTGCGCACCGTTGGAGGTCCAGGCACGTTCGAGGCTCGGGTTGCGCAATCCATCGTCGATCTGGATGCTGCAAAAAAGATTGCGCCCGACGATCCCGATGCTGCGGTCATGCGATGTCGGCTCATGCAAGTGGCGACGGTTGCGGGCGCACGATCAACGGACAAGCAAATCAAAGATGCTCGCGAAGCATGTCAAAAAGCGCTGCAATTGGCCCCGAGCTCGGCATTCGTCTTCAATGCATTGGCGCGTCTCAGTGATTTGGTTTGTCAGGACGACGAAGCCATCCGCCTACTCGAACAAAGCCTCGATCTCGATCGCGGGCTTCGCGCACGAGGACTCAAACACTTGGTCGAATTCACGCTCTTGCATGGACAAATCAACGTGGCGGATCGCATGAGCGCCGCGCTGCTTGCTTTACAAGAGGAAGAGGAACGATTGGGGCCGCGGGCGTTCACCCGTCGTTCGGGGTCGCCCGTCAGAAATGCGCATTGGCTGCGAGGTGTGGTGTATTTGCGAAAAGGCCTGGCGGAAGAAGCTCGGCATGAATTCGAACAGGAGCTCGCGTCGATTCCCGCAGCCGCGGCGGACACGTATTCGAGGCTGCTACGTTGCGAGGCCTCGCAAAAGCGGAAGGCATGCGCCACAAAAAGCTCGCGCCGGACCTCGAACGGCGCCTTGCAAAGCTCGAAGCGCAATTTCGATCCGAGCTCGCGACAATTCCCGAAACGGCATTGGCCGTAG
- a CDS encoding peptidyl-prolyl cis-trans isomerase → MALDMPTAILIETNLGNIELALDDASAPKTVANFLRYVDAGHYAGTIFHRVISGFMAQGGGYDARYEKKPTQPPVENEADNGLKNTRGTVAMARTGDPHSATAQFFINLVDNAFLDHTAKTSSGWGYTVFGKVTSGMDVVDRMAQSRTGPAGPFSKDAPIDQIVIQSVRRL, encoded by the coding sequence ATGGCCCTCGACATGCCGACTGCCATCTTGATCGAAACCAATCTGGGCAACATCGAATTGGCGCTCGACGACGCAAGTGCGCCGAAGACCGTCGCCAACTTCTTGCGTTACGTCGACGCAGGACATTACGCTGGGACGATATTCCATCGTGTCATATCCGGGTTCATGGCTCAAGGCGGCGGTTATGACGCTCGTTATGAAAAGAAGCCGACTCAGCCTCCTGTCGAAAACGAAGCCGATAATGGATTGAAAAACACACGAGGCACCGTGGCCATGGCGCGTACGGGTGATCCTCATTCGGCCACTGCGCAATTTTTCATCAATTTGGTCGACAATGCATTTCTCGACCATACTGCAAAAACCTCGTCGGGGTGGGGTTATACCGTATTCGGCAAGGTGACGTCCGGCATGGATGTCGTCGATCGAATGGCGCAATCGCGGACGGGTCCAGCGGGACCATTTTCCAAGGATGCGCCCATCGACCAAATCGTCATTCAATCCGTGCGACGTCTTTGA
- a CDS encoding DUF1592 domain-containing protein, whose protein sequence is MSRKVHSMLGWIGTPLVLAAIAGACSGDPQPPPAATDYGPRPPMPETAAQTGAQRLTVAQYGNAIRDIFGKDINVPTAIEVDTALDGFVALGASVSTISIQGVEKYEKAAFAVAKQVVADETHKAMVLKCTPSGPDDAACAKETVTNLGRRVYRRQLTEAEQIRITNILLQAASVLGGFDKGLEFAIAAMLQSPHFLYRPQVGEPDPARPGQVRYTSLEMASRLSFFLWNNIPDDELLLAAEKGQLVDDDGLAEQIDRMIESPRAREGLRGFVTDYMHLAHLDKLSKDPTLFTYFSPELGPAAREETLRLFEHIVFELDTDFRDIMTTKQTFVNPKLASMYMIPSPSDEGFSLVELPSDSPRAGLLGHASILALHSHPRATSSTLRGKFIRDDLLCDPIPPPPANVNTGLPEASEGGQTLRERMKPHLTDPTCSSCHGLMDPLGLGLENFDAIGRYRTTEAGAIIDPSGQVDGVPFKDARGLGQVLRDSNKFAPCFVRKVFSYATGFRPTEADRPTLNTLTWDFRAEGYRVKALMKLVAMSPAFRLAQKPQ, encoded by the coding sequence ATGTCGCGAAAAGTTCACTCGATGCTCGGCTGGATCGGCACCCCGCTCGTGCTTGCGGCGATCGCGGGCGCATGCAGCGGCGATCCGCAGCCTCCTCCAGCAGCCACCGATTATGGCCCGCGACCTCCGATGCCCGAAACTGCGGCGCAAACCGGAGCGCAACGTCTCACGGTGGCGCAATATGGCAATGCCATTCGCGACATCTTCGGCAAGGACATCAACGTACCGACCGCCATCGAAGTCGATACGGCGCTCGATGGGTTCGTCGCTTTGGGAGCCTCGGTCAGCACCATTTCGATACAAGGCGTAGAAAAATACGAAAAGGCGGCGTTTGCCGTGGCGAAGCAAGTCGTCGCGGACGAAACGCACAAAGCAATGGTCTTGAAATGCACGCCTTCGGGACCCGATGATGCTGCGTGCGCGAAAGAAACCGTCACGAATCTCGGACGTCGCGTCTATCGACGGCAGCTCACGGAAGCCGAGCAGATCAGAATCACGAATATCTTGTTGCAAGCAGCGTCGGTGCTCGGCGGATTCGACAAAGGACTCGAATTTGCCATTGCCGCGATGTTGCAATCGCCCCATTTCCTCTATCGCCCGCAAGTGGGCGAGCCGGATCCCGCGCGTCCGGGACAGGTGCGATACACGAGCCTCGAAATGGCATCGCGGCTATCGTTTTTCCTGTGGAACAACATCCCCGACGACGAATTGCTTCTCGCTGCCGAAAAAGGTCAGCTCGTGGACGACGACGGCCTTGCCGAGCAGATCGATCGCATGATCGAATCGCCGCGTGCACGTGAAGGATTGCGCGGTTTTGTGACCGATTACATGCACCTTGCCCACCTCGACAAGCTCTCCAAGGACCCCACGCTGTTCACGTATTTCAGCCCCGAGCTCGGGCCGGCAGCTCGTGAAGAGACGCTTCGACTCTTCGAGCACATCGTATTCGAGCTCGATACGGATTTTCGCGACATCATGACGACCAAGCAAACGTTCGTCAATCCAAAGCTCGCGTCGATGTACATGATTCCTTCACCTTCGGACGAAGGTTTTTCTCTCGTGGAGCTGCCAAGCGATTCACCACGGGCGGGTTTGCTGGGACATGCCAGTATCCTCGCGCTGCATTCGCATCCGCGGGCGACGTCGTCGACGTTGCGCGGCAAGTTCATTCGTGACGACTTGCTCTGCGATCCGATTCCTCCCCCGCCGGCGAACGTCAATACGGGTTTGCCCGAGGCGTCCGAAGGCGGGCAAACGCTGCGGGAACGCATGAAGCCGCATCTGACGGATCCGACGTGCAGCAGTTGCCACGGTTTGATGGATCCTTTGGGCTTGGGCCTCGAGAATTTCGACGCAATCGGACGATATCGCACGACCGAGGCTGGCGCGATCATCGACCCGTCCGGACAGGTCGATGGAGTGCCTTTCAAGGATGCACGCGGGCTCGGGCAAGTCCTTCGCGACAGCAACAAGTTTGCGCCATGTTTCGTCCGCAAAGTATTCAGCTATGCGACGGGATTTCGTCCAACGGAAGCTGATAGACCCACGCTCAATACGCTCACGTGGGATTTTCGAGCAGAGGGTTATCGAGTCAAGGCGCTCATGAAGCTCGTCGCCATGAGTCCGGCATTCCGATTGGCGCAAAAGCCCCAATGA
- a CDS encoding protein kinase: protein MLRFWQRRKEDDRTSSSPEASGSEPKRAAGQTPFQPGMQIAGKFTLQRLIGSGSMGSVFEAWDMFVERRVAIKLMHPGYDRDPAMIARFRREAQTTAAIRHPNVVTIHEVGQRRDGTFYMVQELLAGETLRDYLAARGRLSEHEAMTIMVPIMGALVTAHKRGIVHRDIKPENIILTSTSSEIVPKLVDFGLARVHTPEPGRNKLTLHGAVMGTPEYMSPEQAEGLSSVDARADVWSVGAVFFELLSGKRPYDGQTQQAVLVKIITQPPPILSMLVDDIPASFLEVIQQALVPDKEKRLQSMQIFRDKLVLAFERMSQHAVFAQPLSVDDDIEEVPDDLPIHQPSDASGSDVLELDPADLVLDEDTHIDGTDVISVGSGLSPVPRAEHEWREAVDASRETPLSRDEAKAIDALSLNALRDAVKYADKVLAAFGDEPGVRARMRLVHAVAYRWIGKLPETKQAAEDAMALFPRGSTAFHAALGHLIIACGNLGDADRIREIANEHANLEAEGVTSEGHIISASRLAVALVRVGEPERAHEVLAAAQKLAFRHSVTSPFVLAWLDVARSEAALHEADLTSYVRRIERAVENFTSAGDMRNTCLQRVNIGNAYVHLGAYALAENAFRQALAMAEPMQLDFVSSILANLGHALAHLGNLDEARKVEFAALERVIKQGNRRGQGFISIYMSVIMRLAGDKDGALAMAKRALEVSEGAPAIRAYALALMAGIAIAKNKEFDALVYSREATDILNRLEGIEEGESLIRWTHALALRAAGHDQEAEKHIADARERLLKKAERITDPKWRQSFLEQVPDNARVMEFASSWLGDVRDSAGDQK from the coding sequence ATGCTTCGCTTTTGGCAGCGCCGCAAAGAAGACGACCGCACGAGCTCGTCACCCGAAGCTTCGGGTTCCGAACCCAAGCGCGCTGCTGGTCAGACGCCGTTTCAACCGGGGATGCAGATCGCTGGAAAGTTCACGCTCCAGCGCCTCATCGGATCGGGTTCGATGGGCAGCGTGTTCGAGGCGTGGGACATGTTCGTCGAGCGTCGTGTGGCGATCAAGTTGATGCATCCCGGCTATGATCGCGACCCCGCGATGATCGCTCGGTTTCGTCGCGAAGCGCAAACGACGGCTGCAATCCGGCACCCGAACGTCGTGACGATCCACGAAGTCGGACAACGTCGCGATGGCACGTTCTACATGGTGCAAGAGCTCTTGGCGGGCGAGACGCTGCGCGACTATCTCGCTGCGCGCGGGCGGCTTTCCGAGCACGAAGCGATGACGATCATGGTGCCGATCATGGGCGCGCTCGTGACGGCCCACAAGCGCGGCATCGTGCATCGCGACATCAAACCGGAGAACATCATCTTGACGAGCACTTCGAGCGAGATCGTTCCGAAGCTCGTCGACTTCGGTCTTGCGCGTGTGCACACGCCCGAGCCGGGCCGAAACAAGCTCACGCTGCATGGCGCAGTGATGGGCACGCCCGAGTACATGTCGCCCGAGCAAGCCGAGGGTTTGTCCAGTGTCGATGCTCGTGCAGACGTGTGGTCGGTCGGTGCGGTGTTCTTCGAGCTGCTCTCGGGCAAACGTCCTTACGACGGTCAAACGCAGCAAGCGGTGCTCGTCAAGATCATTACGCAGCCGCCGCCGATTCTTTCGATGCTCGTGGACGACATCCCCGCGTCTTTTTTGGAGGTCATTCAGCAAGCGCTCGTACCGGACAAGGAAAAGCGCTTGCAATCGATGCAAATATTCCGCGACAAACTCGTTTTGGCGTTCGAACGAATGTCACAACACGCGGTCTTCGCGCAGCCTCTTTCGGTGGACGACGACATCGAAGAAGTTCCGGACGATTTGCCGATACATCAACCGAGCGATGCAAGCGGTTCCGACGTGCTCGAGCTCGACCCGGCCGACCTCGTGCTCGACGAAGATACGCACATCGATGGAACGGACGTCATTTCCGTGGGCTCGGGGTTGTCGCCGGTTCCGCGTGCCGAACACGAATGGCGCGAAGCGGTGGATGCGTCGCGAGAAACGCCACTATCGCGTGATGAAGCGAAGGCCATCGATGCGCTATCGCTCAATGCTCTGCGCGACGCCGTCAAGTATGCGGACAAGGTGCTTGCGGCATTTGGGGACGAACCGGGCGTGCGAGCGCGCATGCGGCTCGTGCATGCCGTAGCGTATCGATGGATTGGCAAGCTACCGGAGACCAAGCAAGCAGCCGAAGACGCAATGGCGCTCTTCCCGCGAGGAAGCACCGCATTTCACGCGGCGCTCGGGCACCTCATCATTGCGTGTGGAAACCTCGGGGACGCCGATCGTATTCGCGAAATTGCGAATGAGCATGCCAATCTCGAGGCCGAGGGCGTCACGAGTGAAGGGCACATCATTTCGGCATCGCGTCTTGCCGTGGCCCTCGTGCGCGTGGGCGAACCCGAGCGTGCACACGAAGTCTTGGCCGCCGCGCAGAAGCTCGCATTTCGACACAGCGTCACGAGTCCGTTCGTGCTGGCGTGGCTGGATGTCGCGCGTTCCGAAGCGGCGCTCCACGAAGCCGACCTGACGTCGTACGTGCGGCGCATCGAGCGCGCGGTCGAAAACTTCACGTCGGCCGGAGACATGCGCAATACGTGTCTGCAGCGAGTTAACATCGGCAATGCCTACGTGCACCTCGGAGCGTATGCGCTTGCCGAGAATGCATTTCGTCAAGCGCTCGCCATGGCCGAACCCATGCAGCTCGATTTCGTTTCGTCGATTCTCGCGAACCTGGGGCATGCGCTCGCTCATTTGGGCAATCTCGACGAAGCGCGCAAAGTCGAGTTCGCGGCGCTCGAGCGGGTCATCAAGCAAGGCAATCGTCGCGGCCAAGGGTTCATTTCGATCTACATGTCGGTGATCATGCGCCTCGCTGGTGACAAAGATGGCGCGCTCGCCATGGCGAAACGAGCGCTCGAAGTGTCCGAGGGCGCTCCCGCCATTCGTGCATACGCCTTGGCTCTCATGGCTGGAATTGCGATTGCAAAGAACAAGGAATTCGATGCGCTCGTGTATTCGCGCGAAGCCACGGATATTTTGAACCGACTCGAAGGGATCGAAGAAGGCGAAAGCTTGATTCGCTGGACGCACGCTTTGGCATTACGCGCGGCGGGGCACGATCAGGAAGCCGAAAAACACATCGCCGATGCGCGAGAGCGGCTTTTGAAGAAGGCCGAGCGCATTACCGATCCGAAATGGCGGCAAAGTTTTCTCGAGCAGGTGCCCGACAATGCGCGCGTGATGGAATTCGCGTCTTCGTGGCTGGGTGATGTGCGCGATTCCGCGGGCGATCAGAAGTAA
- a CDS encoding SDR family oxidoreductase — protein MSRDLEGKVFLITGGTEGIGKAAALDFARRHATLVIVGRNREKTERVVGELKAAGGYDRVDMLLGDMAKMADIRAVAKEFGAKYDRLDVLVNNAGAWFEKYALTSDGIEQTFALNHIGYFLLTTELLELIRKTPNSRVVNTSSGAHTMSRFDLKNIVKRDGSAGFPAYADSKLANVLFTLELAKRLSGSTAAANCFHPGFVRSAFGWNNEGFIKWSFGLGQTLFARSVEKGAETLIWLATHPEAAGFNGQYFYDLKVRRVRARGDDPELARRLWDLSEGLCRA, from the coding sequence ATGAGCAGGGATCTCGAGGGTAAGGTTTTTCTCATCACAGGTGGAACAGAGGGCATTGGTAAAGCCGCGGCGCTCGATTTTGCGCGCCGTCACGCGACCCTCGTGATCGTCGGAAGAAATCGAGAAAAAACCGAGCGGGTCGTGGGTGAATTGAAGGCGGCCGGCGGGTACGATCGCGTGGACATGCTTCTTGGCGACATGGCCAAGATGGCGGACATTCGCGCCGTGGCAAAAGAGTTTGGCGCGAAATACGATCGCCTCGACGTGCTCGTCAACAATGCTGGGGCGTGGTTCGAGAAATACGCTCTGACGTCGGACGGAATCGAGCAAACATTTGCCCTGAATCACATCGGCTATTTCCTGCTGACGACCGAGCTGCTCGAATTGATTCGGAAAACGCCGAATTCACGCGTGGTGAACACATCGAGCGGCGCGCATACGATGAGCAGGTTCGATTTGAAAAACATCGTCAAGCGCGACGGTTCGGCGGGTTTTCCTGCGTATGCAGATTCGAAGCTGGCGAACGTCCTCTTTACGCTCGAGCTTGCAAAACGGCTTTCGGGCTCGACGGCAGCAGCGAATTGTTTTCATCCGGGATTCGTGCGGTCCGCGTTTGGGTGGAACAACGAGGGGTTCATCAAGTGGAGCTTTGGTCTTGGGCAAACGCTGTTCGCGCGGAGCGTCGAAAAAGGGGCCGAGACGTTGATTTGGCTGGCGACGCACCCCGAAGCGGCCGGATTCAATGGCCAATACTTCTACGACTTGAAGGTCAGGCGCGTGCGTGCCCGTGGGGATGACCCGGAATTGGCGCGCCGGTTGTGGGACCTCTCCGAAGGTCTCTGCCGCGCCTGA